A genomic window from Lotus japonicus ecotype B-129 chromosome 1, LjGifu_v1.2 includes:
- the LOC130728806 gene encoding beta-hexosaminidase 1, translated as MFLCIPRCLSSPLFLFFCAFLVSEAAAGSTLKLKPTPNPSDSLTYLWPLPSEFTSGDESLSVDPALTLSVAGNGGGSTIVRAAFDRYRGIIFKHTGSGFGFVRKLRERLVSPYDVSRLNITVHSDNEELQLGVDESYTLLVSKAKEDSVTGEVTIEANTVYGALRGLETFSQLCSFDYTTKTVQIYKAPWSIQDKPRFAFRGLMLDTSRHYLPVTVIKQIIESMSYAKFNVLHWHIIDEESFPLEIPTYPNLWKGSYTKWERYTVEDAYEIVNFAKMRGINVMAEVDVPGHAESWGAGYPDLWPSPSCREPLDVSKTFTFDVLSGILTDLRKIFPFELFHLGGDEVHTDCWSNTSHIKEWLQTHNMTAKDAYQYFVLKAQEIALSKNWSPVNWEETFNTFPTKLNPKTVVHNWLGPGVCPKVVAKGFRCIFSNQGVWYLDHLDVPWDKVYTAEPLEGIHNASEQKLVLGGEVCMWAETADTSDVQQTIWPRAAAAAERLWSQRDSTSMRNATLTALPRLQNFRCLLNSRGVAAAPVTNFYARRAPTGPGSCYEQ; from the exons ATGTTTCTCTGCATCCCCAGATGTCTCTCTTCACCATTGTTCCTGTTTTTCTGTGCCTTCTTAGTTTCTGAAGCTGCTGCTGGGTCAACTCTCAAACTCAAACCCACTCCAAACCCCAGTGATTCCCTCACATACCTTTGGCCACTCCCTTCAGAATTCACTTCAGGCGATGAGTCTCTCTCCGTTGACCCTGCACTCACTCTCTCTGTCGCTGGCAATGGTGGCGGTTCCACTATTGTCAGAGCTGCATTTGATAGATACAGAGGGATCATATTCAAGCACACTGGTTCTGGGTTTGGGTTTGTCAGAAAGTTGAGAGAAAGGCTTGTTTCTCCTTATGATGTTTCCAGATTGAATATCACTGTCCATTCAGACAACGAAGAG CTTCAACTTGGAGTGGATGAAAGCTACACCCTGCTGGTTTCTAAAGCCAAGGAGGATTCTGTTACTGGGGAAGTCACAATTGAG GCAAATACTGTTTATGGTGCATTGCGTGGATTAGAG ACATTCAGCCAGTTGTGTTCCTTTGATTATACAACCAAAACAGTACAAATATACAAGGCACCTTGGTCCATCCAAGATAAACCTAGATTTGCTTTCCGTGGGCTTATGTTGG ATACTTCTAGGCACTATTTACCAGTTACTGTAATTAAGCAGATTATTGAATCTATGTCCTATGCTAAATTT AATGTTCTACATTGGCACATCATAGATGAGGAGTCATTTCCTCTTGAGATACCTACATACCCAAATTTATGGAAAGGTTCATATACGAAGTGGGAACGTTACACAGTAGAGGATGCATATGAAATTGTCAA CTTTGCCAAAATGAGAG GCATAAATGTGATGGCGGAAGTGGATGTCCCTGGGCATGCAGAATCATG GGGTGCTGGATATCCTGATCTTTGGCCGTCACCTTCCTGTAGGGAGCCGCTAGATGTTTCAAAGACATTTACTTTTGATGTCCTTTCTGGTATTCTGACAG ATCTGAGAAAGATTTTCCCGTTTGAGCTATTTCACTTGGGTGGTGATGAAGTTCATACAG ATTGCTGGAGCAATACTTCTCATATCAAGGAATG GCTTCAGACACACAACATGACCGCTAAAGATGCCTATCAATACTTTGTACTGAAGGCCCAAGAGATAGCCCTTTCAAAAAATTGGAGTCCAGTGAACTG GGAAGAAACCTTCAATACATTTCCAACAAAGCTCAATCCAAAAACTGTAGTGCATAACTG GTTGGGCCCTGGGGTTTGTCCAAAGGTTGTTGCAAAAGGCTTCAGGTGCATTTTCAGTAACCAGGGAGTCTGGTATCTTGACCATCTAGATGTACCTTGGGATAAGGTGTATACTGCGGAGCCACTAGAAGGAATACATAACGCTTCAGAACAAAAGCTTGTACTTGGAGGAGAAGTTTGTATGTGGGCTGAGACAGCCGATACATCCGATGTTCAGCAAACGATATGGCCTCGAGCTGCTGCAGCTGCAG AACGCTTGTGGAGTCAGAGAGATTCCACTTCTATGCGAAACGCTACCTTAACTGCATTGCCCCGGTTGCAAAACTTCAGATGTCTGTTAAATAGCCGAGGGGTTGCAGCAGCTCCTGTGACAAATTTTTATGCTAGAAGAGCTCCTACTGGTCCAGGCTCATGCTATGAGCAGTAA
- the LOC130728805 gene encoding probable sulfate transporter 4.2 isoform X2, whose product MEITYASPSFANLATMPTTGSRTVRVIPLQHPTATASPSSSPNAVISEWTSKLRRMTWLHWIEFFLPCSRWIRTYKWRDYLQTDVMAGVTVGVMLVPQSMSYAKLAGLQPIYGLYSAFVPIFVYAVFGSSRQLAVGPVALVSLLVSNVLSSVADSSSELYTELALLLSLMVGILECTMGLLRLGWLLRFISHSVISGFTTASAIVIGLSQAKYFLGYDIVGSSKIIPLIKSIIDGADKFSWPPFLMGSVMLAILLVMKHLGKSRKYLRFLRAMGPLTAVVLGTLFAKIFHPSSISLVGDIPQGLPSFNVPKAFEYAESLIPTAFLITGVAILESVGIAKALAAKNGYELDSNQECALAAIVISAVIGLVDYDEAIFLWRVDKKDFLLWTITSTTTLFLGIEIGVLVGVGVSLAFVIHESANPHIAVLGRLPGTTVYRNIKQYPEAYTYNGIVVVRIDAPIYFANTSYIKDRLREYELDVDSSTGRGPEVERIYFVIIEMAPVTYIDSSAVQALKDLYQEYKLRDIQIAISNPNPEVLVTLSRSGVVELIGKEWYFVRVHDAVQVCLQHVQSLKSGSSSPQSRLSFSSATDLESGTGRLSLSRDRDSPLEPLLSKDR is encoded by the exons ATGGAGATAACGTACGCATCGCCAAGCTTCGCCAACCTCGCCACCATGCCGACCACCGGTTCTCGCACCGTCAGGGTAATCCCCCTTCAGCACCCCACCGCCACCGCGTCGCCATCGTCGTCGCCGAATGCCGTGATCTCCGAGTGGACCTCGAAGCTCCGGCGAATGACGTGGCTCCACTGGATCGAGTTCTTCCTCCCTTGCTCCCGCTGGATTCGCACCTACAAATGGCGTGACTACCTCCAGACCGATGTCATGGCCGGCGTTACCGTCGGCGTCATGCTTGTTCCTCAG TCGATGTCATATGCAAAATTAGCTGGGCTTCAACCGATATATGGACTCT ACTCTGCTTTTGTGCCCATATTTGTGTATGCCGTATTTGGGTCTTCTCGCCAGCTTGCAGTTGGCCCCGTGGCATTGGTTTCTCTCTTGGTCTCCAATGTGCTAAGTAGCGTAGCTGATTCATCCAGTGAATTATACACAGAGTTGGCATTATTATTGTCTCTTATGGTTGGGATACTGGAGTGCACAATGGGACTCTTGAG GCTCGGATGGCTGCTTCGTTTCATTAGCCATTCGGTAATTTCTGGTTTTACAACTGCGTCAGCTATTGTGATTGGTTTATCTCAAGCAAAATACTTCTTGGGGTATGATATAGTGGGAAGTAGCAAGATCATACCACTGATTAAAAGTATAATAGATGGAGCAGATAAG TTCTCATGGCCCCCTTTTCTGATGGGATCAGTTATGCTTGCAATACTACTTGTCATGAAACACCTG GGAAAATCGAGGAAGTACTTGCGATTCTTGAGAGCTATGGGTCCTCTTACAGCAGTTGTTCTGGGAACACTTTTTGCAAAAATATTTCATCCATCATCAATTTCTTTG GTCGGAGATATACCTCAGGGTCTACCAAGCTTTAACGTTCCTAAAGCTTTTGAGTATGCAGAGTCCTTAATTCCAACTGCTTTTCTTATAACAGGCGTGGCAATACTG GAATCTGTAGGAATTGCAAAGGCATTAGCAGCAAAGAATGGTTATGAGTTGGATTCAAACCAAGAG TGTGCTCTTGCTGCCATTGTGATCTCTGCTGTGATAGGTCTG GTAGATTATGATGAGGCCATTTTTTTGTGGCGTGTAGATAAGAAAGATTTTCTTCTTTGGACCATTACTAGCACTACAACGTTATTCCTTGGTATTGAGATTGGTGTACTTGTTGGG GTTGGGGTGTCACTTGCTTTTGTCATTCATGAGTCAGCAAATCCACACATTG CTGTTTTGGGTCGTTTGCCTGGGACAACTGTTTATAGAAATATTAAACAATATCCCGAAGCATATACATACAATGGAATCGTAGTTGTTCGTATTGACGCTCCTATttattttgcaaacacaagttACATAAAGGACAG GTTGCGGGAATATGAACTTGATGTTGATAGTTCTACAGGACGTGGACCTGAGGTTGAAAGAATTTATTTTGTGATCATAGAGATGGCGC CTGTGACCTACATAGATTCTAGCGCAGTTCAGGCTTTGAAAGACTTGTATCAGGAGTACAAATTACGGGATATTCAG ATTGCAATATCCAATCCAAACCCAGAAGTTCTGGTTACCTTGTCTAGATCCGGTGTGGTGGAGTTGATAGGCAAAGAATGGTACTTTGTGAGAGTACATGATGCTGTTCAAGTTTGCTTACAGCATGTTCAAAGCTTGAAATCTGGATCTAGCAGTCCACAATCAcgtctctctttctcttcagcTACGGACTTGGAGTCTGGTACTGGCAGGCTTTCACTCTCCAGGGACAGAGATTCCCCATTGGAGCCATTGTTGTCAAAAGATCGTTGA
- the LOC130728807 gene encoding protein-tyrosine-phosphatase MKP1: protein MVGNDDAAHAAAPCHLPTSRKMFWRSASWSSARTAAAGNSSGDSDKGFADPDSGGDAASRRFTQPPLTPRSQQNCKARSCLPPLQPLSIARRSLDEWPKASSDDIGEWPQPPITPGGRGNNNSSSSGGNNGERLKLDLSSIQQSNPDHKNNGGLVKRDKIAFFDKECSKVADHVYLGGDAVARDREILKKNGITHVLNCVGFVCPEYFKADFVYRTLWLQDSPSEDITSILYDVFDYFEDVRELNGRVFVHCCQGVSRSTSLVIAYLMWREGQSFEDAFQFVKAARGIADPNMGFACQLVQCQKRVHAFPLSPSSLLRMYRIAPHSPYDPLHLVPKMLSDPSPAALDSRGAFIVHIPSAIYVWIGKNCEAIMERDARGAVGQIVRYERVQGPTIMIKEGEEPAYFWDAFSKFLPLMDTSGNRVGSSRPGVKIFPGERKVDSYDVDFEVFKRAITGGFVPPFASSEDEHETHLPARESSWSALRGKVSSANTKEFVSAPKSSIPRVHSDSMLYIHTSAKSSPSPSISLSSSSLSSYSSPSFVSSDSISSESSTRSKFLPALSPDSSSVVLSSFPASTSLSNFSNLSLSSNTTSQAVSNSISNPCSQSTSLPLKKPSTTSLAERRGSLSKSLKLPPINDKTRVRDKSSTLHASREHPVLVNGNSSHSQQSDSIYFYFESNKQVEDGAVDSIQQCEVALCPSIFDSIYDKDSSFLGNCAEPLIDSSSTEDLKSTSYRGTNKKGLTKTLVFHWPSLEKIERFVAGHLDSKDAFVIFSPSMNVHTGNVLYFWVGKSFKSDASQVQLDSDEQYDFLQAVDWNQIGSELLTQFSLPKNTIIKVVKENEEPREFLSLLSSL, encoded by the exons ATGGTGGGCAACGACGATGCTGCTCACGCCGCCGCTCCGTGCCACCTCCCCACCTCCCGGAAGATGTTCTGGCGGTCAGCGTCGTGGTCATCTGCTCGCACAGCCGCCGCTGGGAACTCCTCCGGCGACTCAGATAAGGGTTTTGCTGATCCTGATTCCGGCGGTGATGCCGCGAGTCGGAGGTTCACTCAGCCGCCATTGACGCCTCGATCGCAGCAAAATTGCAAGGCGCGGTCGTGCTTGCCGCCGCTGCAGCCGCTTTCGATTGCTCGCCGGAGTCTCGATGAGTGGCCGAAGGCGAGTTCTGATGACATTGGGGAGTGGCCGCAACCCCCCATAACCCCTGGTGGGAGAGGTAACAATAATAGCAGTAGTAGTGGTGGTAACAATGGGGAAAGGTTGAAACTTGATTTATCTTCTATTCAGCAGAGCAACCCTGATCATAAGAATAATGGTGGGCTTGTGAAGAGGGATAAGATTGCATTTTTTGATAAGGAATGTTCCAAAGTTGCTGATCATGTGTATCTTGGTGGTGATGCTGTTGCTAGGGATAGGGAGATTTTGAAGAAGAATGGGATAACTCATGTTTTGAATTGTGTTGGTTTTGTGTGTCCTGAGTACTTCAAAGCTGATTTTGTGTATAGGACTTTGTGGTTGCAGGATAGTCCTTCTGAGGATATTACTAGTATTTTGTATGATGTGTTTGATTACTTTGAGGATGTTAGGGAGCTGAATGGGAGGGTGTTCGTGCATTGTTGTCAAGGGGTGTCTAGGTCCACTTCATTGGTCATTGCTTACCTCATGTGGAGGGAAGGGCAGAGTTTTGAGGATGCTTTTCAGTTTGTGAAGGCAGCAAGAGGTATTGCTGATCCCAACATGGGTTTTGCTTGCCAATTGGTGCAGTGCCAGAAAAGAGTTCATGCCTTCCCTCTCAGCCCTAGCTCTTTGCTGAGAATGTATAGAATTGCTCCTCACTCCCCTTATGATCCCTTGCATCTTGTCCCCAAAATGTTGAGTGATCCATCTCCTGCTGCTCTGGACTCAAGGGGTGCATTCATAGTGCACATTCCTTCTGCAATATATGTTTGGATTGGGAAAAATTGTGAGGCCATCATGGAAAGGGATGCCAGAGGGGCTGTGGGTCAGATTGTCCGTTATGAGAGAGTGCAAGGACCTACTATAATGATCAAGGAAGGTGAGGAACCAGCTTACTTTTGGGATGCTTTTTCCAAGTTTTTGCCTTTGATGGACACATCTGGGAATAGAGTAGGAAGTAGCAGACCAGGTGTTAAAATCTTTCCTGGTGAGAGGAAAGTAGACTCATATGATGTTGATTTTGAAGTTTTCAAAAGAGCTATAACAGGAGGTTTTGTGCCTCCATTTGCATCATCAGAGGATGAGCATGAAACCCATCTTCCTGCAAGAGAGAGTAGTTGGAGTGCTTTAAGGGGTAAAGTTTCCTCCGCTAACACGAAGGAGTTTGTCTCAGCCCCTAAGTCATCCATTCCTCGGGTACATTCAGATTCCATGTTGTATATTcatacatcagcaaagtcatcTCCATCCCCGTCAATATCATTGtcgtcatcatctttatcatcaTATTCTTCACCCTCTTTTGTCTCTTCAGATTCCATTTCTTCTGAGTCTAGCACTCGCTCAAAGTTTTTGCCAGCATTGTCCCCAGATTCTTCCTCTGTAGTTTTGAGTTCATTTCCAGCATCTACATCTTTGTCTAACTTTTCTAATTTGTCTCTCTCATCAAATACTACTTCTCAAGCAGTGTCAAACAGTATATCAAATCCATGCTCTCAGTCAACCTCTTTGCCATTGAAGAAACCATCAACTACTTCCCTTGCTGAACGCAGAGGTAGtttgtcaaaatctttgaaGTTGCCGCCAATTAATGATAAGACGCGAGTGAGAGATAAATCATCAACTTTGCATGCTAGTCGGGAGCATCCTGTTCTTGTTAACGGCAACTCTAGCCATTCGCAACAATCAGATagcatatatttttattttgagtcCAACAAACAGGTTGAGGATGGAGCAGTGGATTCAATTCAACAGTGTGAAGTGGCATTATGTCCAAGCATTTTTGATAGCATATATGACAAGGATTCTTCGTTTCTTGGGAACTGTGCTGAGCCTTTGATAGATAGTTCCTCAACAGAAGACTTAAAGTCTACATCATATAGAGGAACTAATAAGAAGGGGTTAACAAAAACTTTAGTATTTCACTGGCCCAGTTTAGAAAAGATTGAGAGATTTGTTGCTGGTCATTTGGATTCTAAAGATGCTTTTGTCATATTCTCGCCAAGTATGAATGTGCACACAGGAAACGTTTTGTATTTTTGGGTAGGGAAGTCTTTCAAGAGTGATGCTTCACAAGTTCAGTTGGATAGTGATGAACAGTATGATTTTCTTCAAGCTGTTGACTGGAATCAAATTGGTTCTGAACTCCTCACCCAGTTTAGTTTGCCAAAGAACACAATCATCAAG GTTGTTAAAGAGAATGAAGAACCGCGAGAGTTTCTTTCTTTACTGAGTTCATTGTAG
- the LOC130728805 gene encoding sulfate transporter 4.1, chloroplastic-like isoform X3 — protein MDSEDSAFVPIFVYAVFGSSRQLAVGPVALVSLLVSNVLSSVADSSSELYTELALLLSLMVGILECTMGLLRLGWLLRFISHSVISGFTTASAIVIGLSQAKYFLGYDIVGSSKIIPLIKSIIDGADKFSWPPFLMGSVMLAILLVMKHLGKSRKYLRFLRAMGPLTAVVLGTLFAKIFHPSSISLVGDIPQGLPSFNVPKAFEYAESLIPTAFLITGVAILESVGIAKALAAKNGYELDSNQELFGLGVSNVLGSFFSAYPTTGSFSRSAVNHESGAKSGVSGIVSGIIITCALLFLTPLFEYIPQCALAAIVISAVIGLVDYDEAIFLWRVDKKDFLLWTITSTTTLFLGIEIGVLVGVGVSLAFVIHESANPHIAVLGRLPGTTVYRNIKQYPEAYTYNGIVVVRIDAPIYFANTSYIKDRLREYELDVDSSTGRGPEVERIYFVIIEMAPVTYIDSSAVQALKDLYQEYKLRDIQIAISNPNPEVLVTLSRSGVVELIGKEWYFVRVHDAVQVCLQHVQSLKSGSSSPQSRLSFSSATDLESGTGRLSLSRDRDSPLEPLLSKDR, from the exons ATGGACTCT GAAGACTCTGCTTTTGTGCCCATATTTGTGTATGCCGTATTTGGGTCTTCTCGCCAGCTTGCAGTTGGCCCCGTGGCATTGGTTTCTCTCTTGGTCTCCAATGTGCTAAGTAGCGTAGCTGATTCATCCAGTGAATTATACACAGAGTTGGCATTATTATTGTCTCTTATGGTTGGGATACTGGAGTGCACAATGGGACTCTTGAG GCTCGGATGGCTGCTTCGTTTCATTAGCCATTCGGTAATTTCTGGTTTTACAACTGCGTCAGCTATTGTGATTGGTTTATCTCAAGCAAAATACTTCTTGGGGTATGATATAGTGGGAAGTAGCAAGATCATACCACTGATTAAAAGTATAATAGATGGAGCAGATAAG TTCTCATGGCCCCCTTTTCTGATGGGATCAGTTATGCTTGCAATACTACTTGTCATGAAACACCTG GGAAAATCGAGGAAGTACTTGCGATTCTTGAGAGCTATGGGTCCTCTTACAGCAGTTGTTCTGGGAACACTTTTTGCAAAAATATTTCATCCATCATCAATTTCTTTG GTCGGAGATATACCTCAGGGTCTACCAAGCTTTAACGTTCCTAAAGCTTTTGAGTATGCAGAGTCCTTAATTCCAACTGCTTTTCTTATAACAGGCGTGGCAATACTG GAATCTGTAGGAATTGCAAAGGCATTAGCAGCAAAGAATGGTTATGAGTTGGATTCAAACCAAGAG TTGTTTGGTCTTGGCGTTTCCAATGTTCTTGGTTCATTCTTTTCAGCATACCCCACAACAG GATCCTTTTCAAGATCAGCTGTTAATCATGAAAGTGGTGCAAAATCTGGAGTGTCTGGGATAGTTTCAGGAATTATAATAACCTGTGCACTCTTGTTTCTAACGCCATTATTTGAGTACATACCTCAG TGTGCTCTTGCTGCCATTGTGATCTCTGCTGTGATAGGTCTG GTAGATTATGATGAGGCCATTTTTTTGTGGCGTGTAGATAAGAAAGATTTTCTTCTTTGGACCATTACTAGCACTACAACGTTATTCCTTGGTATTGAGATTGGTGTACTTGTTGGG GTTGGGGTGTCACTTGCTTTTGTCATTCATGAGTCAGCAAATCCACACATTG CTGTTTTGGGTCGTTTGCCTGGGACAACTGTTTATAGAAATATTAAACAATATCCCGAAGCATATACATACAATGGAATCGTAGTTGTTCGTATTGACGCTCCTATttattttgcaaacacaagttACATAAAGGACAG GTTGCGGGAATATGAACTTGATGTTGATAGTTCTACAGGACGTGGACCTGAGGTTGAAAGAATTTATTTTGTGATCATAGAGATGGCGC CTGTGACCTACATAGATTCTAGCGCAGTTCAGGCTTTGAAAGACTTGTATCAGGAGTACAAATTACGGGATATTCAG ATTGCAATATCCAATCCAAACCCAGAAGTTCTGGTTACCTTGTCTAGATCCGGTGTGGTGGAGTTGATAGGCAAAGAATGGTACTTTGTGAGAGTACATGATGCTGTTCAAGTTTGCTTACAGCATGTTCAAAGCTTGAAATCTGGATCTAGCAGTCCACAATCAcgtctctctttctcttcagcTACGGACTTGGAGTCTGGTACTGGCAGGCTTTCACTCTCCAGGGACAGAGATTCCCCATTGGAGCCATTGTTGTCAAAAGATCGTTGA
- the LOC130728805 gene encoding sulfate transporter 4.1, chloroplastic-like isoform X1, with the protein MEITYASPSFANLATMPTTGSRTVRVIPLQHPTATASPSSSPNAVISEWTSKLRRMTWLHWIEFFLPCSRWIRTYKWRDYLQTDVMAGVTVGVMLVPQSMSYAKLAGLQPIYGLYSAFVPIFVYAVFGSSRQLAVGPVALVSLLVSNVLSSVADSSSELYTELALLLSLMVGILECTMGLLRLGWLLRFISHSVISGFTTASAIVIGLSQAKYFLGYDIVGSSKIIPLIKSIIDGADKFSWPPFLMGSVMLAILLVMKHLGKSRKYLRFLRAMGPLTAVVLGTLFAKIFHPSSISLVGDIPQGLPSFNVPKAFEYAESLIPTAFLITGVAILESVGIAKALAAKNGYELDSNQELFGLGVSNVLGSFFSAYPTTGSFSRSAVNHESGAKSGVSGIVSGIIITCALLFLTPLFEYIPQCALAAIVISAVIGLVDYDEAIFLWRVDKKDFLLWTITSTTTLFLGIEIGVLVGVGVSLAFVIHESANPHIAVLGRLPGTTVYRNIKQYPEAYTYNGIVVVRIDAPIYFANTSYIKDRLREYELDVDSSTGRGPEVERIYFVIIEMAPVTYIDSSAVQALKDLYQEYKLRDIQIAISNPNPEVLVTLSRSGVVELIGKEWYFVRVHDAVQVCLQHVQSLKSGSSSPQSRLSFSSATDLESGTGRLSLSRDRDSPLEPLLSKDR; encoded by the exons ATGGAGATAACGTACGCATCGCCAAGCTTCGCCAACCTCGCCACCATGCCGACCACCGGTTCTCGCACCGTCAGGGTAATCCCCCTTCAGCACCCCACCGCCACCGCGTCGCCATCGTCGTCGCCGAATGCCGTGATCTCCGAGTGGACCTCGAAGCTCCGGCGAATGACGTGGCTCCACTGGATCGAGTTCTTCCTCCCTTGCTCCCGCTGGATTCGCACCTACAAATGGCGTGACTACCTCCAGACCGATGTCATGGCCGGCGTTACCGTCGGCGTCATGCTTGTTCCTCAG TCGATGTCATATGCAAAATTAGCTGGGCTTCAACCGATATATGGACTCT ACTCTGCTTTTGTGCCCATATTTGTGTATGCCGTATTTGGGTCTTCTCGCCAGCTTGCAGTTGGCCCCGTGGCATTGGTTTCTCTCTTGGTCTCCAATGTGCTAAGTAGCGTAGCTGATTCATCCAGTGAATTATACACAGAGTTGGCATTATTATTGTCTCTTATGGTTGGGATACTGGAGTGCACAATGGGACTCTTGAG GCTCGGATGGCTGCTTCGTTTCATTAGCCATTCGGTAATTTCTGGTTTTACAACTGCGTCAGCTATTGTGATTGGTTTATCTCAAGCAAAATACTTCTTGGGGTATGATATAGTGGGAAGTAGCAAGATCATACCACTGATTAAAAGTATAATAGATGGAGCAGATAAG TTCTCATGGCCCCCTTTTCTGATGGGATCAGTTATGCTTGCAATACTACTTGTCATGAAACACCTG GGAAAATCGAGGAAGTACTTGCGATTCTTGAGAGCTATGGGTCCTCTTACAGCAGTTGTTCTGGGAACACTTTTTGCAAAAATATTTCATCCATCATCAATTTCTTTG GTCGGAGATATACCTCAGGGTCTACCAAGCTTTAACGTTCCTAAAGCTTTTGAGTATGCAGAGTCCTTAATTCCAACTGCTTTTCTTATAACAGGCGTGGCAATACTG GAATCTGTAGGAATTGCAAAGGCATTAGCAGCAAAGAATGGTTATGAGTTGGATTCAAACCAAGAG TTGTTTGGTCTTGGCGTTTCCAATGTTCTTGGTTCATTCTTTTCAGCATACCCCACAACAG GATCCTTTTCAAGATCAGCTGTTAATCATGAAAGTGGTGCAAAATCTGGAGTGTCTGGGATAGTTTCAGGAATTATAATAACCTGTGCACTCTTGTTTCTAACGCCATTATTTGAGTACATACCTCAG TGTGCTCTTGCTGCCATTGTGATCTCTGCTGTGATAGGTCTG GTAGATTATGATGAGGCCATTTTTTTGTGGCGTGTAGATAAGAAAGATTTTCTTCTTTGGACCATTACTAGCACTACAACGTTATTCCTTGGTATTGAGATTGGTGTACTTGTTGGG GTTGGGGTGTCACTTGCTTTTGTCATTCATGAGTCAGCAAATCCACACATTG CTGTTTTGGGTCGTTTGCCTGGGACAACTGTTTATAGAAATATTAAACAATATCCCGAAGCATATACATACAATGGAATCGTAGTTGTTCGTATTGACGCTCCTATttattttgcaaacacaagttACATAAAGGACAG GTTGCGGGAATATGAACTTGATGTTGATAGTTCTACAGGACGTGGACCTGAGGTTGAAAGAATTTATTTTGTGATCATAGAGATGGCGC CTGTGACCTACATAGATTCTAGCGCAGTTCAGGCTTTGAAAGACTTGTATCAGGAGTACAAATTACGGGATATTCAG ATTGCAATATCCAATCCAAACCCAGAAGTTCTGGTTACCTTGTCTAGATCCGGTGTGGTGGAGTTGATAGGCAAAGAATGGTACTTTGTGAGAGTACATGATGCTGTTCAAGTTTGCTTACAGCATGTTCAAAGCTTGAAATCTGGATCTAGCAGTCCACAATCAcgtctctctttctcttcagcTACGGACTTGGAGTCTGGTACTGGCAGGCTTTCACTCTCCAGGGACAGAGATTCCCCATTGGAGCCATTGTTGTCAAAAGATCGTTGA
- the LOC130728804 gene encoding metal tolerance protein 11 isoform X2 translates to MIVMGLVHCEEDNIAEYYQQQVEVLEGFNEMDALAERGFIPGMSKEERDKLARSETFAIRISNIANMVLFVAKVYASLRSGSLAIIASTLDSLLDLLSGFILWFTAFSMQTPNPYQYPIGKKRMQPLGILVFASVMATLGLQIILESIRTLLSSDTAFSLTREQEHWVVGIMLSVTLVKFLLMIYCRSFTNEIVKAYAQDHFFDVITNVIGLIAALLANYFDDWMDPVGAIILALYTIRTWSLTVLENVNSLVGKSAAPEYLQKLTYLCWNHHKAVRHIDTVRAYSFGSHYFVEVDIVLPSDMPLQEAHDIGESLQEKLELLPEIERAFVHLDYEFSHKPEHAQAHN, encoded by the exons GATAGTAATGGGTTTGGTTCACT GTGAAGAAGATAATATTGCTGAATACTATCAGCAGCAGGTTGAAGTGCTTGAGGGCTTTAATGAAATGGATGCCTTAGCCGAGCGTGGATTTATTCCTGGAATGTCAAAG GAGGAGCGAGACAAGTTAGCTCGAAGTGAGACGTTTGCCATCAGAATTTCAAACATAGCAAATATGGTTCTTTTTGTTGCCAAAGTTTACGCATCATTAAGAAGTGGTTCCCTAGCCATCATTGCATCCACTTTAGACTCTCTTCTTGACCTCCTCTCTGGATTCATCCTCTGGTTCACTGCGTTTTCTATGCAAACACCAAACCCATATCAGTACCCTATAGGAAAGAAACGGATGCAACCATTG GGAATTCTTGTTTTTGCCTCTGTCATGGCGACACTGGGACTGCAAATAATTTTGGAGTCTATCCGGACATTATTATCCTCT GACACTGCCTTCAGCTTGACCAGGGAACAAGAGCACTGGGTTGTGGGTATTATGCTTTCAGTGACTTTGGTGAAGTTCCTGCTGATGATTTATTGCCGCTCTTTTACAAATGAGATAGTCAAAGCCTATGCTCAGGATCACTTCTTTGATGTGATCACTAATGTTATTGGCCTCATTGCTGCACTTTTGGCTAACTATTTTGATGATTGGATGGATCCTGTTGGTGCTATCATT CTGGCTTTGTATACCATTCGCACATGGTCATTGACAGTGTTGGAGAATGTGAATTCCTTGGTTGGAAAATCAGCTGCACCAGAGTATCTTCAGAAACTTACATACCTCTGCTGGAACCACCACAAGGCTGTGAGGCACATTGACACCGTTAGGGCTTACTCATTTGGCTCTCACTACTTTGTTGAGGTTGATATCGTCCTGCCATCAGATATGCCCTTGCAAGAGGCTCATGATATTGGGGAATCTCTACAAGAGAAGCTTGAGCTTTTGCCTGAGATCGAGCGTGCTTTTGTTCATCTTGATTATGAGTTCAGTCACAAACCTGAGCATGCCCAAGCACACAATTAG